A window from Flavobacterium gyeonganense encodes these proteins:
- a CDS encoding Ppx/GppA phosphatase family protein yields the protein MIKIRKYAAIDIGSNAMRLLISNVVEQEGKEPQFNKSSLVRVPIRLGQDAFTVGEISEENIERMVDAMKAFNLLMKVHKVERYMAFATSAMREAYNAKEVVGLIKKKADIKIEIIDGKKEAAIIASTDLHHLLRTDQTYLFVDVGGGSTEFTLFSDGKMINSRSFKAGTVRLLNNMVHDVVWDEIEKWIKANTKDYEEVTLIGSGGNINKLFKMSGKQQEKPLSYIYINSQYAFLNSLTYEQRIAELGLNSDRADVIIHATRIYLNAMKWSGARQIYVPKIGLSDGIVKAMYYGKI from the coding sequence ATGATTAAAATAAGGAAATACGCAGCAATAGATATCGGTTCGAATGCCATGAGGCTTCTCATATCGAATGTTGTTGAGCAGGAAGGCAAAGAGCCTCAGTTTAATAAAAGTTCACTTGTTCGTGTACCAATACGTTTAGGGCAGGATGCTTTTACGGTTGGTGAAATTTCGGAAGAAAATATAGAAAGAATGGTGGATGCCATGAAAGCATTTAACCTTTTAATGAAAGTTCATAAAGTAGAGCGTTATATGGCCTTTGCAACTTCTGCTATGCGGGAAGCTTATAATGCCAAAGAAGTGGTAGGCCTGATTAAGAAAAAAGCCGACATAAAAATTGAAATTATAGACGGAAAAAAAGAAGCAGCTATTATTGCTTCAACAGATTTACATCATTTGCTGAGAACAGACCAGACTTATCTTTTTGTAGATGTTGGCGGCGGAAGTACTGAATTTACGCTTTTCTCTGATGGGAAGATGATCAATTCAAGATCATTCAAAGCAGGGACAGTCCGTTTGCTCAATAATATGGTTCATGATGTGGTTTGGGATGAGATTGAAAAATGGATCAAAGCCAATACCAAAGATTATGAGGAAGTTACCCTTATTGGTTCTGGTGGAAACATTAATAAGTTATTTAAAATGTCCGGAAAGCAGCAGGAAAAACCACTTTCATACATTTATATCAATTCACAATATGCATTTTTAAATTCGTTGACTTATGAGCAGAGAATTGCCGAATTAGGCCTGAATTCCGACCGTGCCGATGTAATCATCCATGCCACACGTATTTATCTGAATGCAATGAAATGGAGCGGGGCACGTCAGATTTATGTTCCAAAAATCGGACTTTCTGATGGAATAGTAAAAGCAATGTACTACGGTAAAATTTAA
- the dnaX gene encoding DNA polymerase III subunit gamma/tau, protein MEQFVVSARKYRPQTFKDVVGQKAITNTLLNAIESNHLASALLFTGPRGVGKTTCARILARKINQPGYDDPNEDFAFNVFELDAASNNSVDDIRNLIDQVRIPPQTGQYKVYIIDEVHMLSSAAFNAFLKTLEEPPKHAIFILATTEKHKIIPTILSRCQIFDFKRITVKDAKEHLADVAQSQGISFEDDALHIIAQKADGAMRDALSIFDRVVSYCGTNLTRQAVTENLNVLDYETYVSITDLLLENKIPELLLAYNDILAKGFDGHHFIAGLASHFRDLLVSKTPATLSLLEVGEQAQQMYGIQAQKCSQNFLLQGIDIANDCDLKYKLSQNQRLLVELCLMQLASINFDGEKKS, encoded by the coding sequence ATGGAACAATTTGTAGTATCGGCTCGTAAATACCGCCCGCAGACCTTTAAGGATGTTGTGGGGCAGAAAGCCATTACAAACACTTTGCTAAATGCCATAGAAAGCAATCATCTTGCTTCTGCCCTTTTATTCACCGGACCGCGTGGTGTTGGTAAAACAACCTGCGCACGTATTCTGGCACGTAAAATAAATCAGCCTGGATATGATGACCCTAATGAAGATTTTGCTTTCAACGTTTTTGAGTTGGATGCCGCTTCAAACAACTCGGTTGATGACATTCGTAACCTAATCGATCAGGTTCGAATTCCGCCTCAAACCGGACAATATAAAGTCTATATTATTGACGAGGTTCATATGTTGTCTTCGGCTGCTTTTAATGCTTTTCTGAAAACATTAGAAGAACCTCCAAAGCATGCTATTTTTATTTTAGCGACAACAGAAAAACATAAAATCATTCCGACGATTTTATCACGCTGTCAGATATTTGATTTCAAAAGAATTACAGTAAAAGATGCCAAAGAACATCTGGCTGACGTTGCACAAAGTCAGGGAATAAGTTTTGAAGATGATGCTTTGCACATTATTGCTCAAAAAGCAGATGGTGCGATGCGTGATGCTTTATCCATTTTTGACCGCGTGGTTTCCTACTGCGGAACCAATTTAACGCGTCAGGCCGTAACAGAGAACCTGAATGTTTTAGATTACGAGACCTATGTTTCGATTACCGATTTGCTTTTAGAAAATAAAATTCCGGAACTTTTGCTGGCATACAACGATATACTTGCAAAAGGTTTTGACGGGCATCATTTTATTGCCGGTTTAGCTTCGCATTTCAGGGATTTATTAGTAAGCAAAACGCCTGCTACTTTAAGTTTGCTTGAAGTCGGCGAACAAGCACAGCAGATGTACGGCATACAGGCGCAAAAATGTTCTCAGAATTTTTTATTGCAGGGAATAGATATTGCTAACGATTGTGATTTAAAATACAAATTAAGCCAGAATCAGCGTCTCTTGGTCGAATTATGTCTGATGCAATTAGCCTCTATCAACTTTGATGGAGAAAAAAAAAGCTGA
- a CDS encoding DNA polymerase III subunit gamma/tau, with protein MEKKKAEQFIIPPTYFKKGGYSIVESPKSKVQNPPAEAEIPTSKIENSETITENTASQKVETIASPQAQTPVAAQSEVSSEPKVSAFSLASIRKKKELEANGKSYVKPTSVLLTEEFTETDMLLYWNKYAQRLGEKGFKIMESLLLINDPKLNGTVITIELPNEGSKLDFESQVNGLLGYLKGHLHNHDITIEVLVNETIENKRSFNDQDRYNRLLEINPNIELLRSTFGLDLP; from the coding sequence ATGGAGAAAAAAAAAGCTGAGCAATTTATAATTCCGCCCACATATTTTAAAAAAGGAGGGTATTCTATAGTTGAAAGTCCAAAATCCAAAGTCCAAAATCCTCCTGCTGAAGCTGAAATTCCAACATCTAAAATTGAAAATTCAGAAACTATAACTGAAAATACAGCTTCACAAAAAGTAGAAACAATTGCATCTCCACAAGCACAAACTCCTGTTGCTGCTCAATCTGAAGTTAGTAGTGAACCTAAAGTTTCTGCTTTTTCCCTGGCAAGTATCCGAAAGAAAAAAGAGCTGGAAGCCAATGGTAAATCTTATGTAAAACCAACTTCGGTTCTGCTTACAGAAGAATTTACTGAAACAGACATGCTATTGTACTGGAACAAATACGCACAGCGTTTAGGTGAAAAAGGTTTCAAAATCATGGAATCGTTATTATTGATTAACGACCCAAAATTAAACGGTACTGTCATCACAATTGAATTGCCGAATGAAGGTTCGAAATTAGATTTTGAAAGTCAGGTTAACGGGCTTTTAGGCTATTTAAAAGGACATTTACACAATCATGATATTACGATTGAAGTACTTGTAAATGAAACAATAGAGAATAAAAGAAGTTTTAACGATCAGGACCGATACAATCGTTTATTGGAAATCAACCCAAATATTGAACTTTTACGTTCTACATTTGGATTGGATTTGCCGTAG
- a CDS encoding Crp/Fnr family transcriptional regulator, producing the protein MKTVFQSIQNFTEDELSLLDSLITFRKLKKGDFLQKENEVCNDVVFIKKGILRSFFFNHKGDEITNCFAFENEFMASFASFITEEKAEENIQALTDTEIQVLSRKSLEKLYQSGYNWQETGRKLTEIEFVNLNKRMISFQKLSGKQRYEELFQQHQKYLKLIPLQYLASYLGITPRHLSRIRKTIL; encoded by the coding sequence ATGAAAACTGTTTTTCAGTCGATTCAGAATTTTACTGAAGATGAATTAAGCCTTTTAGATAGTTTAATTACGTTTCGAAAACTCAAAAAAGGCGATTTTTTGCAGAAAGAAAATGAGGTTTGCAATGACGTTGTTTTTATCAAAAAGGGAATTCTGCGTTCTTTTTTCTTTAATCATAAAGGAGATGAAATTACGAATTGTTTTGCTTTCGAAAATGAATTTATGGCATCTTTTGCCAGTTTTATTACAGAAGAAAAAGCAGAGGAAAACATTCAGGCTTTAACCGATACAGAAATACAGGTTTTAAGTCGTAAAAGTTTGGAAAAATTGTACCAGTCGGGTTATAACTGGCAGGAAACCGGAAGAAAGTTAACCGAAATAGAATTCGTAAACCTGAACAAAAGAATGATTTCCTTTCAAAAATTATCAGGTAAACAACGCTACGAAGAACTTTTTCAGCAACACCAAAAATACCTGAAGTTAATTCCGTTGCAATATTTAGCCTCTTATTTAGGAATTACGCCAAGACATTTAAGCCGTATTCGGAAAACGATTTTATAG
- a CDS encoding LysM peptidoglycan-binding domain-containing protein produces the protein MGLQEKYSELINLATDLGVDNLQVREQNSVLYIDGNAKSAADKDKLWDTYNKIDPDYRSADVVMNIEVAQGVLREYTVENGDSLSKIVKAYDVSWQDIFEANKDIISNPDLIQPGWKLKIPTL, from the coding sequence ATGGGCTTACAGGAAAAATACAGCGAATTAATTAATCTGGCTACCGATTTAGGAGTAGATAACTTGCAGGTAAGAGAACAAAACAGCGTGTTATATATTGATGGCAACGCTAAGTCAGCAGCTGATAAAGACAAACTGTGGGATACTTACAATAAAATAGATCCAGATTACAGATCAGCGGATGTAGTAATGAATATTGAAGTTGCGCAGGGAGTTTTAAGAGAATATACTGTTGAAAATGGTGATTCCCTTTCTAAAATTGTAAAAGCATACGATGTTTCCTGGCAGGATATCTTTGAAGCCAATAAAGATATTATTTCAAATCCGGACCTGATTCAACCGGGATGGAAACTGAAAATACCAACACTATAA
- a CDS encoding SixA phosphatase family protein — protein MKNLILIRHAKSSWEAPLKDFDRPLMKRGILDAHSVSGVIAEFLPKTYTIWSSTAARASETAIIFAQNLSYPLESILFKDELYTFDERHLEKVIKSCDNSLESVILFGHNEAITNFVNKFGDVFIENVPTSGFVSLQFDSESWDTIDKGKTHKTIFPKDLK, from the coding sequence ATGAAAAATTTAATTTTAATAAGACATGCAAAATCCAGTTGGGAAGCTCCTCTGAAAGATTTTGACAGACCTTTAATGAAAAGAGGTATTTTAGATGCCCACAGCGTTTCAGGTGTCATTGCGGAATTTCTCCCTAAAACCTATACAATCTGGAGCAGTACTGCAGCCAGAGCTTCAGAAACGGCCATAATTTTTGCCCAAAATTTATCCTACCCATTAGAAAGTATTTTATTCAAAGACGAATTGTATACTTTTGATGAAAGACATCTTGAAAAAGTTATCAAATCATGTGATAATAGTTTAGAAAGCGTTATTCTTTTTGGACATAACGAGGCTATTACAAATTTTGTTAATAAATTTGGGGATGTTTTTATAGAAAATGTTCCAACTTCAGGTTTCGTATCACTGCAATTCGATTCAGAAAGCTGGGATACGATTGATAAAGGCAAAACCCATAAAACTATTTTCCCCAAAGATTTAAAATAA
- a CDS encoding TMEM175 family protein: protein MNKTRLEAFSDGVLAIIITIMVLEIKVPHGHEFADLKPLIPKFLSYIISFIYVGIYWNNHHYLLHGLSKVNGKILWANMHLLFWLSLIPVATGWMGEHNFEQASMTLYGVVLFLSAIAYFILQRLIIINEGENSVLAKAIGSDFKGITSTILYVVGIVSSFYTEWISGVAYLAVALLWLIPDKRIEKVFNSKD, encoded by the coding sequence ATGAACAAAACTAGACTTGAAGCATTTAGTGATGGCGTTTTAGCGATTATTATTACCATTATGGTTTTAGAAATTAAAGTGCCGCATGGACATGAGTTTGCAGATTTAAAACCACTTATTCCTAAGTTTCTGAGTTATATTATTAGTTTTATATATGTTGGTATTTATTGGAATAACCATCATTATTTACTTCATGGTTTGTCTAAAGTAAATGGAAAAATTCTTTGGGCTAATATGCATTTGCTATTTTGGTTATCCTTAATTCCCGTTGCAACAGGGTGGATGGGAGAGCACAATTTTGAACAGGCATCTATGACTTTATATGGTGTTGTTTTGTTTTTATCCGCAATTGCTTATTTCATTCTGCAAAGGCTGATCATTATTAACGAAGGAGAAAATTCTGTGCTGGCAAAAGCGATAGGAAGCGATTTTAAAGGAATTACTTCTACAATTTTATATGTTGTAGGTATTGTTTCTTCTTTTTACACTGAATGGATTTCAGGTGTAGCTTATCTGGCAGTGGCTTTATTATGGCTTATTCCGGATAAGAGAATTGAAAAGGTTTTCAATTCAAAAGATTAA
- a CDS encoding NAD(P)H-dependent oxidoreductase, with translation MKKILIINGHPNSESFNFAIANEYHKGVLDSGSQVETITLAELQFNPNLQFGYQKRTELEPDLAEAWKKIQNADHLVWVHPVWWGGLPAITKGFIDRLFLPGMTFQYRENSVWWDKLLKGKTAHIITTLDQPGWYYQLVYGRPSVNQLKKCTLQFCGVTPVKVSYIGIVKTADEGQRKKWLKKVYNFGLRNK, from the coding sequence ATGAAAAAAATACTAATCATAAACGGACATCCCAATTCGGAAAGTTTCAATTTTGCTATTGCTAATGAGTACCATAAAGGAGTACTTGATTCTGGCTCTCAGGTTGAAACCATAACCCTTGCCGAATTGCAATTCAATCCGAATTTACAGTTTGGTTATCAAAAACGAACCGAATTAGAACCGGATTTAGCTGAAGCCTGGAAAAAAATCCAAAATGCCGATCATTTAGTCTGGGTTCATCCAGTTTGGTGGGGAGGCCTACCTGCAATTACTAAGGGGTTTATCGATCGCTTATTTTTACCCGGAATGACATTTCAATACCGTGAAAACTCGGTTTGGTGGGATAAACTCCTAAAAGGAAAAACAGCTCATATTATTACCACTTTAGATCAGCCCGGCTGGTATTATCAATTGGTTTATGGAAGACCAAGTGTGAATCAGCTAAAAAAATGTACCCTGCAATTTTGTGGTGTTACACCGGTAAAAGTAAGTTATATCGGAATCGTAAAAACAGCTGATGAAGGGCAAAGGAAAAAATGGTTAAAGAAAGTTTATAATTTCGGTTTAAGAAATAAGTAA
- a CDS encoding BON domain-containing protein, which produces MKFKSIALGIILGLVLLACTPKDADIQKEINEKLADTPEVQVTIHEGVATIVGTCEDDAFKKNIERSVKAIKGVKSVVNNCQIPVPNEEPAAAAVIINSDADLDKSVGKVIKSYDGVSATVVGGVVTLSGEIKRSQLQPLIQSIQELKPQKVDNKLIIK; this is translated from the coding sequence ATGAAATTCAAATCAATTGCATTGGGAATAATTCTTGGTCTTGTTTTACTGGCTTGCACGCCTAAAGATGCAGATATTCAAAAAGAAATCAATGAAAAATTAGCAGATACACCTGAAGTGCAGGTTACGATTCATGAAGGTGTTGCAACCATTGTAGGAACCTGTGAGGATGATGCTTTTAAGAAAAACATTGAACGTTCTGTGAAAGCCATTAAAGGAGTAAAATCGGTGGTGAACAATTGCCAGATTCCGGTTCCAAATGAAGAACCTGCCGCTGCAGCTGTTATTATCAATTCGGATGCTGATTTAGATAAATCGGTTGGTAAAGTAATCAAATCTTATGATGGTGTTAGTGCGACAGTTGTGGGTGGTGTCGTTACGCTTTCCGGAGAAATTAAACGAAGCCAATTGCAGCCTTTGATTCAAAGCATACAGGAATTGAAACCTCAAAAAGTCGATAATAAATTAATAATTAAATAA